A region of Natribaculum luteum DNA encodes the following proteins:
- a CDS encoding chemotaxis protein CheC: protein MVDIRKLSFINEMAKVGTNGVADNMSKLTGEDARMEVTKTNFIDVEDIKSQLDAGKRVGVRVRLLDPPHGHILVLFPEESAKKITAIMLRDVVDDMSSVSGKMARSAVEEMGNMMASGFIDGWADVLGRGIDIAAPQLVYAPAGEVVVRTAGLGGDDLALFFDSNLSVPSYQLEAEIYALPDLEEFVEMVNGIEVQTT, encoded by the coding sequence ATGGTCGATATCAGGAAGCTAAGTTTCATCAACGAAATGGCAAAAGTCGGGACGAACGGCGTCGCCGACAACATGAGCAAACTGACGGGCGAAGACGCCCGGATGGAGGTAACGAAGACGAACTTCATCGACGTCGAGGACATCAAATCACAACTCGACGCGGGCAAGCGGGTCGGCGTCCGCGTACGACTGCTTGACCCCCCACACGGACACATTCTCGTCCTCTTTCCCGAAGAGAGCGCGAAGAAGATCACCGCGATCATGCTTCGCGACGTCGTCGACGACATGTCGAGCGTCTCCGGGAAGATGGCCCGCAGCGCAGTCGAAGAGATGGGCAACATGATGGCGAGCGGATTCATCGACGGCTGGGCCGACGTCCTCGGTCGCGGCATCGACATCGCCGCGCCACAGCTCGTGTACGCACCCGCCGGAGAAGTCGTCGTTCGAACCGCTGGCCTGGGCGGTGACGACCTCGCACTGTTTTTCGACTCGAACCTGTCCGTGCCGAGCTACCAGCTCGAGGCCGAAATCTATGCCCTCCCCGACTTAGAAGAGTTCGTCGAGATGGTCAACGGGATCGAAGTTCAGACGACATGA
- a CDS encoding chemotaxis protein CheA: protein MSDYWTDFVQESEEHITELNNSLLALERSPDDEEAMEAIFRAAHTLKGNCGAMGLTQASDLAHAIEDLLDAVRTGDATVTPELMDTVFDGVDELEAMIDEVAAHGEVRTDPSPTIDALRRQIESDAAHLSPPTDDEIDAVLEELDAPTDDGHEAYFVRLSIDEDGDVNNGILVVDALIDAFDLIGTEPDRETIATGAYGDTFDAVFGTAVGESSIAAALEPVDAVTDFEIVVVTDRFEPAAATADAELDVDDDLSSEEANEMSVDELLGEFDEFDDLDAMVEDVGDVSAFDDMGEAGSFDDLFEDEDDLDPESAEPESADDEAEEATADESESDADDADDVDDASAVFDELKEEVEMVGFDELQDELDDLEFDEFDSEDEVGMDELLGDDVDVDDPSFLEVEASDAEDFLVEPESAADDDATEAGPDQTTDATTADPADDALTFDEDGLGGDSDAEDDPESTDGVTAAADADEPATVADRDDRLEESTAVEFDDEKIEKRDEDVTADEDESADGETDDFGDAFGREPTDASFAEPADEPDQFADAALEDDGFETIEGGFDEEFDDSSVDVFDDGFDESTADEFDESAVTDSVGEFDVTGSVDDHAVSDTEFASADEAGETVGDEESELASRDARESPTADDSELVIPDITVPDVDEQPETDETTDQIQSMRVDVDQIDSLLNLVEGLVTSRVRLRHAIESGADLMTIDRELDDLDDITSDLQETVMEIRLVPLQTVVSRLPRVVRDIAREQDKDVALEMSGEDVELDRSILDRIGDPLIHLVRNAVDHGIEPPEEREAAGKPREGTVELRADRARDRVTIEIEDDGNGLDPDRLRSAAVDADVLTEAEAADLSDDDAYELVFHPGLSTADEVTDISGRGVGMDVVRRTIDDLDGTVSVESEPGEGTTFTLSLPVTVAIADVLFVESGGEEFGVPTKVVHDVETAAAVESGRNSEFLESDGEDVPVVDLADALDTPDDAATDDGMFVRIRDGVRPVALRCDEVHSQQEVVVKPFEGFMGDIPGLSGATVRGRGEVINILDVKTL, encoded by the coding sequence ATGAGTGACTACTGGACCGACTTCGTTCAGGAAAGTGAAGAACACATCACGGAGTTGAACAACTCGCTGCTGGCACTCGAGCGGTCGCCCGACGACGAGGAGGCGATGGAGGCGATCTTCCGGGCCGCACACACCCTGAAGGGGAACTGCGGGGCGATGGGGTTGACCCAGGCGAGCGACCTCGCACACGCGATCGAGGACCTCCTCGACGCCGTTCGTACGGGAGACGCCACTGTCACGCCGGAACTCATGGATACCGTCTTCGACGGCGTCGACGAACTGGAGGCGATGATCGACGAGGTCGCCGCCCACGGCGAGGTCCGAACCGATCCGTCGCCGACGATCGACGCCCTCCGGAGGCAGATCGAAAGCGACGCGGCACACCTCTCTCCGCCGACCGACGACGAGATCGACGCCGTCCTCGAGGAACTCGACGCGCCGACCGACGACGGTCACGAGGCGTACTTCGTCCGCCTCTCGATCGACGAAGACGGAGACGTGAACAACGGAATCCTCGTCGTCGACGCGCTGATCGACGCGTTCGACCTGATTGGCACCGAGCCGGACCGCGAGACGATCGCGACCGGTGCGTACGGCGACACGTTCGACGCCGTCTTCGGAACGGCAGTCGGCGAGAGTTCGATCGCCGCCGCACTCGAGCCGGTCGACGCCGTCACCGACTTCGAGATCGTCGTCGTGACCGACCGGTTCGAACCGGCGGCAGCGACTGCCGACGCCGAACTCGACGTCGACGACGATCTCTCTTCCGAGGAGGCAAACGAGATGTCCGTCGACGAACTGCTCGGTGAGTTCGACGAGTTCGACGACCTCGACGCGATGGTCGAAGACGTCGGCGACGTCAGCGCGTTCGACGACATGGGCGAGGCCGGGTCGTTCGACGACCTGTTCGAGGACGAAGACGACCTCGATCCCGAGTCGGCGGAACCCGAGTCGGCCGACGACGAAGCCGAAGAAGCGACCGCCGACGAGTCCGAGAGTGACGCGGACGACGCCGACGATGTCGACGATGCGAGTGCCGTCTTCGACGAACTCAAAGAGGAAGTCGAGATGGTCGGCTTCGACGAGTTACAAGACGAACTCGACGACCTCGAGTTCGACGAGTTCGACAGCGAAGACGAGGTCGGGATGGACGAACTCCTCGGTGACGACGTGGACGTCGACGACCCCTCGTTCCTCGAGGTCGAGGCGAGCGACGCGGAAGACTTCCTCGTCGAGCCCGAGTCGGCAGCCGACGACGACGCGACCGAGGCCGGCCCCGACCAGACGACAGACGCCACGACGGCCGATCCGGCCGACGACGCGCTCACGTTCGACGAGGACGGTCTCGGGGGGGATTCGGACGCCGAGGACGATCCAGAATCGACCGACGGCGTCACTGCCGCTGCCGACGCTGACGAACCGGCCACGGTAGCCGACCGTGACGACCGACTCGAGGAGTCTACGGCGGTCGAGTTCGACGACGAGAAGATCGAGAAACGCGACGAAGACGTCACGGCAGACGAGGACGAATCCGCCGACGGCGAGACCGACGATTTCGGTGACGCGTTCGGACGTGAGCCGACGGACGCGTCGTTTGCCGAACCGGCCGACGAGCCCGACCAGTTCGCGGACGCGGCGCTCGAAGACGACGGGTTCGAGACGATCGAAGGCGGGTTCGACGAGGAATTTGACGACTCGAGCGTCGACGTGTTTGACGATGGATTCGACGAGTCGACTGCTGACGAGTTCGACGAGTCGGCCGTTACCGATTCGGTTGGCGAGTTCGACGTTACGGGCTCGGTCGACGATCACGCCGTGTCGGACACCGAGTTCGCCTCGGCAGACGAAGCCGGTGAGACCGTCGGCGACGAGGAGTCCGAACTCGCCTCGAGAGACGCTCGAGAGTCGCCGACTGCCGACGACAGCGAGCTGGTGATCCCCGACATCACCGTTCCCGACGTCGACGAGCAGCCGGAGACCGACGAAACGACGGACCAGATCCAGTCCATGCGAGTCGACGTCGATCAGATCGACTCCCTGCTCAACCTCGTCGAGGGGCTCGTCACGAGTCGCGTTCGCCTCCGGCACGCGATCGAGTCGGGTGCGGACCTGATGACGATCGACAGGGAACTCGACGACCTAGACGACATCACGTCCGACCTGCAAGAGACCGTCATGGAGATCCGTCTCGTGCCGCTCCAGACGGTCGTAAGTCGATTGCCGCGCGTCGTCCGTGACATCGCTCGAGAGCAGGACAAAGACGTTGCCCTCGAAATGTCGGGCGAAGACGTCGAACTCGACCGGAGTATCCTCGATCGGATCGGCGATCCGCTGATCCACCTGGTTCGAAACGCCGTCGATCACGGCATCGAGCCGCCAGAAGAGCGCGAAGCAGCGGGCAAGCCCCGCGAGGGAACCGTCGAACTGCGCGCCGACCGCGCCCGCGACCGCGTCACGATCGAGATCGAAGACGACGGCAACGGGCTCGATCCGGATCGGCTCCGCTCGGCCGCCGTCGACGCCGACGTCCTCACCGAAGCGGAGGCCGCGGACCTCTCTGACGACGACGCGTACGAACTCGTCTTCCATCCCGGCCTGTCGACGGCCGACGAGGTCACCGACATCAGCGGTCGCGGCGTCGGGATGGACGTCGTCAGGCGAACGATCGACGACCTCGACGGGACCGTGTCGGTCGAGAGCGAACCTGGCGAGGGGACGACGTTCACACTGTCTCTCCCCGTTACGGTCGCGATCGCGGACGTCCTGTTCGTCGAGAGCGGCGGCGAAGAGTTCGGCGTCCCGACGAAGGTCGTCCACGACGTCGAAACGGCGGCGGCCGTCGAGTCGGGTCGCAACTCGGAGTTCCTCGAATCCGACGGCGAGGACGTCCCCGTCGTCGACCTCGCCGACGCACTCGACACGCCCGACGACGCTGCGACCGACGACGGAATGTTCGTCCGCATCCGCGACGGGGTCCGCCCCGTCGCGTTACGGTGTGACGAGGTTCACAGCCAGCAGGAGGTCGTCGTCAAGCCGTTCGAAGGGTTCATGGGAGACATTCCCGGGTTGAGCGGCGCGACGGTTCGCGGCCGGGGCGAAGTGATCAACATTCTAGACGTGAAGACGCTATGA
- the cheB gene encoding chemotaxis-specific protein-glutamate methyltransferase CheB, whose translation MTRVLVVDDSRFMRTVVDNALSEAGYEVQTASDGEVAVEMVPEYDPAVVTMDVEMPGMDGIEAVEQIMSSHPTPILMLSAYTERGADPTLDALECGAADFLHKPDGSGSRNIVNLTDELVEKVDELATTDVSSLALARAATAIDAVSSGHPRRAVPAGGPSSEAEATADVEPSLDPDGEYVDDPTVVVGASTGGPKIVERLLATLPVELGAKLLVVQHMPAEFTGRLAKRLDGVSDYDVREAGDGDRIAAGEALVARGGYHLEVTNNAAGQLRVRLDDGERLHGVRPAIDVTMQTAANRVSDPLVGVVLTGMGSDGAAGIEAIKDAGGRTIAQDEATSPVFGIPCQAIETGSVDEVAPAGAIAGRIVDACRTDGENNE comes from the coding sequence ATGACGCGCGTACTGGTTGTCGACGACTCGCGATTCATGCGGACGGTAGTCGACAACGCGCTCTCCGAGGCGGGCTACGAGGTCCAGACAGCGTCCGACGGCGAGGTGGCCGTCGAGATGGTCCCCGAGTACGACCCGGCCGTCGTGACGATGGACGTCGAGATGCCCGGGATGGACGGAATCGAAGCAGTCGAACAGATCATGTCGTCACACCCGACGCCGATCCTGATGCTCAGCGCCTACACTGAACGCGGCGCAGATCCCACGCTCGACGCCCTCGAGTGCGGTGCTGCGGACTTTCTTCACAAACCCGACGGTTCTGGATCGCGAAACATTGTCAATCTCACTGACGAACTCGTCGAGAAAGTCGACGAGCTCGCGACGACCGACGTCTCTTCGCTCGCGCTGGCGCGTGCCGCGACGGCCATCGACGCCGTCAGTTCCGGCCATCCCCGGCGAGCGGTTCCGGCTGGCGGACCGTCCAGCGAAGCCGAGGCGACGGCCGACGTCGAGCCGTCGCTCGATCCCGACGGCGAATACGTCGACGACCCGACAGTCGTCGTCGGCGCGTCGACCGGCGGTCCGAAAATCGTCGAACGACTGCTGGCGACGCTTCCAGTCGAACTCGGGGCGAAACTCCTCGTGGTCCAGCACATGCCCGCGGAGTTCACCGGACGGCTCGCAAAGCGACTCGACGGCGTAAGCGACTACGACGTCCGGGAGGCAGGCGACGGCGACCGGATCGCCGCCGGCGAAGCCCTCGTCGCCCGCGGGGGTTACCACCTCGAGGTGACGAACAACGCCGCCGGACAACTCCGCGTTCGACTCGACGACGGCGAGCGGCTCCACGGCGTCCGACCGGCGATCGACGTCACGATGCAGACGGCGGCCAACCGCGTCTCGGACCCGCTCGTCGGGGTCGTCCTGACGGGAATGGGGAGCGACGGCGCTGCCGGGATCGAGGCGATCAAAGACGCCGGCGGTCGGACGATCGCACAGGACGAGGCGACGAGTCCGGTCTTTGGCATCCCCTGTCAGGCGATCGAGACGGGCAGCGTCGACGAGGTCGCCCCTGCCGGCGCGATCGCCGGGCGCATCGTCGACGCCTGCAGAACGGACGGTGAGAACAATGAGTGA
- a CDS encoding response regulator → MSTGVLIVDDSHFMRNLLRQILEQDYRIVGEASNGAKAVKLYKERKPDIVMMDIVMPKANGIKATAAIKKLDPDAKVIMCTSVGQREKMKLAVKAGADGYVTKPFEEENVRKALKDVVAA, encoded by the coding sequence ATGTCGACAGGGGTGCTCATCGTAGACGACTCTCATTTTATGCGGAACTTACTGCGCCAGATTTTAGAGCAGGATTACCGCATCGTCGGGGAGGCGTCCAACGGCGCTAAAGCAGTCAAACTGTACAAGGAACGAAAGCCGGACATCGTCATGATGGACATCGTGATGCCGAAAGCAAACGGCATCAAGGCGACTGCGGCGATCAAAAAACTCGACCCCGACGCGAAGGTCATCATGTGTACGAGCGTCGGCCAGCGAGAGAAGATGAAACTCGCAGTGAAAGCCGGTGCGGACGGGTACGTGACGAAGCCGTTCGAGGAAGAGAACGTCCGGAAGGCCCTGAAAGACGTCGTCGCGGCATGA
- a CDS encoding chemotaxis protein CheW encodes MSPDLPDKLLGISLDEPDERRVQDDGDDEELERFVFFDHGEHRLAFDVDDVATITDSPAELTRVPRSPSAVEGVMDLRGEITAVVDLRTHFPVGEEPSADRRLVVFDRPTDQQSAAIRVDDVHGVETVPASNVLDEDGVASSDVSGRALEHPLVTAIVATERRPDVDDVVSRDALTDPDKTGSSDDASAVRSQFTGDSFQETVGTEFDVGDGTDQVTDGREDDEADLVLEETPLLDVERLLLASGQTQ; translated from the coding sequence ATGTCTCCGGATCTCCCCGACAAACTCCTCGGTATCAGTCTCGACGAACCAGACGAGCGCCGCGTGCAGGACGACGGCGACGACGAGGAACTCGAGCGGTTCGTCTTCTTCGATCACGGCGAACACCGCCTCGCATTCGACGTCGACGACGTGGCAACGATCACCGACTCGCCGGCGGAACTGACGCGCGTCCCGCGATCGCCCAGTGCGGTCGAGGGCGTGATGGACCTTCGAGGGGAGATCACCGCCGTCGTCGACCTCCGGACACACTTTCCGGTCGGCGAGGAGCCGTCGGCCGACCGACGACTCGTCGTCTTCGACAGACCGACCGACCAGCAGTCGGCGGCGATCCGCGTCGACGACGTCCACGGCGTCGAAACCGTCCCGGCGAGCAACGTCTTAGACGAGGACGGCGTAGCGAGCAGCGACGTCTCGGGGCGGGCACTCGAGCACCCACTCGTCACCGCCATCGTCGCCACGGAACGCCGCCCCGACGTCGACGACGTCGTTTCGCGGGACGCACTGACCGACCCCGACAAGACCGGATCGAGTGACGATGCGTCGGCAGTGCGAAGCCAGTTCACCGGCGATAGCTTCCAGGAGACCGTCGGCACCGAGTTCGACGTCGGCGACGGCACTGACCAGGTGACAGACGGGCGAGAAGACGACGAGGCCGACCTCGTTCTCGAGGAGACACCGCTGCTCGACGTCGAACGGTTACTGCTGGCGTCCGGCCAGACGCAGTGA
- a CDS encoding DUF5803 family protein yields MNRRLAFAVLVVGLLVTMAGCSAIFGGISDEDLDREQDYDDLRERDADVVIEIEDVGLVSDGEFRAVYDLNDTEELSLHRSSFYRDRALDVHSVRYWYPNGTVVTGSELDVDQGRSNTNVHVPDGNGTVAFTGSAGSRTFHLPAYVSGSYEVILPEGYRTTNFLFGDVNPGGYEREVVDDQEHLTWEENDRPISIRYYLPRDVTLFAGLVVLVVALGGVGVAYYYRQMKRLQERREEMGVDVDVDDDSGGGPPPGFR; encoded by the coding sequence ATGAATCGTCGTCTCGCATTCGCTGTCCTGGTCGTCGGGTTGCTCGTCACGATGGCGGGTTGCTCGGCGATCTTCGGTGGCATCTCGGACGAAGATCTCGACCGGGAACAGGACTACGACGACCTCCGGGAGCGCGACGCCGACGTCGTCATCGAGATCGAGGACGTCGGGCTCGTAAGCGACGGCGAGTTCCGTGCCGTGTACGACCTGAACGACACCGAGGAACTGTCGCTTCACCGGTCGTCGTTCTACCGCGACCGGGCGCTCGACGTCCACAGCGTCCGATACTGGTACCCGAACGGGACAGTGGTTACCGGTTCGGAACTGGATGTCGACCAGGGACGGTCGAACACGAACGTGCACGTTCCAGACGGGAACGGCACGGTCGCGTTCACCGGGAGCGCCGGGAGTCGGACGTTCCACCTGCCTGCGTACGTCTCGGGATCGTACGAAGTGATCTTGCCCGAGGGATACCGAACGACGAACTTCCTGTTCGGAGACGTCAATCCGGGCGGCTACGAGCGGGAGGTCGTCGACGACCAGGAACACCTGACGTGGGAGGAAAACGACCGGCCGATTTCGATACGGTACTACCTTCCGCGTGACGTGACGCTGTTCGCGGGACTGGTCGTCCTCGTCGTGGCCCTCGGCGGTGTCGGTGTCGCCTACTACTACCGGCAGATGAAGCGACTCCAGGAACGTCGCGAGGAGATGGGTGTCGACGTCGACGTCGACGACGACTCCGGCGGTGGCCCGCCGCCGGGCTTCCGGTGA
- a CDS encoding DUF2110 family protein, producing the protein MVVLATKLYVDGDARERALDSLRSLVGNEIGDLEVEFDVGVRHDEFPSVTIDGEDAVVARNVLREEWGEIVPDLEEGETYVGTLESWDEDGFVLDAGQPVRIPADELGLGPGTPIQIRERYGLVQHLPMRFVYAEGGSRLADEERDRLYDWTRGNGRLNVNSATRAEVRATLNRAGHARDYVTVERLGLLEQSVVTTEGTDPPGLLASVGEYLPAELRCVVP; encoded by the coding sequence ATGGTCGTACTCGCGACGAAACTGTACGTCGATGGTGACGCCCGGGAGCGTGCGCTCGACTCGCTGCGCTCGCTCGTCGGCAACGAGATCGGCGACCTCGAGGTCGAGTTCGACGTTGGCGTTCGCCACGACGAGTTCCCGTCAGTGACGATCGATGGCGAGGACGCGGTCGTCGCCCGCAACGTCCTCCGCGAGGAGTGGGGAGAGATCGTCCCCGACCTCGAGGAGGGCGAAACGTACGTCGGAACCCTCGAGTCCTGGGACGAGGACGGGTTCGTCCTCGACGCGGGCCAGCCGGTTCGGATTCCCGCCGACGAACTCGGACTCGGACCCGGCACCCCCATCCAGATCCGAGAGCGGTACGGCCTCGTCCAGCACCTGCCGATGCGCTTCGTCTACGCCGAAGGGGGCTCGCGGCTCGCGGACGAGGAACGCGACCGGCTGTACGACTGGACGCGCGGCAACGGCCGACTCAACGTCAACAGCGCCACGCGCGCCGAGGTCCGGGCGACGCTCAACCGCGCCGGCCACGCCCGCGACTACGTGACCGTCGAACGCCTCGGCTTGCTCGAGCAGAGCGTCGTCACGACGGAAGGGACCGATCCGCCGGGACTGCTCGCGAGCGTCGGCGAGTACCTCCCTGCGGAGCTGCGGTGTGTCGTTCCCTAG
- the tfe gene encoding transcription factor E: MAFEDLLEDPVIQKYLHELVGPKGMPVAAAPPDGEVTDEELAEELDLELNDVRRALFILYENDLASYRRLRDEDSGWLTYLWTFEYDNIPENLEEEMYRLHDALEDRREYERNHEFYLCEICSIRFEFGEAMDFGFECPECGSPLESMDNDRLVDAMDERLEELEDELNIDA, from the coding sequence ATGGCTTTTGAGGACCTGCTCGAGGATCCGGTAATACAGAAATACTTGCACGAGCTGGTCGGTCCCAAGGGGATGCCCGTCGCGGCGGCACCGCCGGACGGGGAAGTGACCGACGAGGAGCTCGCAGAGGAACTCGACCTCGAGCTCAACGACGTCCGTCGGGCGCTGTTTATCCTGTACGAGAACGATCTCGCGTCCTACCGACGGCTCCGTGACGAGGACTCGGGGTGGCTGACCTACCTCTGGACGTTCGAGTACGACAACATTCCCGAGAATCTAGAAGAGGAGATGTACCGCCTCCACGACGCCTTGGAGGACCGGCGGGAGTACGAACGCAACCACGAGTTTTACCTCTGTGAGATCTGCTCGATTCGCTTCGAGTTCGGTGAGGCGATGGACTTCGGCTTCGAGTGTCCGGAGTGTGGCTCGCCGCTCGAATCGATGGACAACGACCGTCTCGTCGACGCAATGGACGAGCGCCTCGAGGAACTCGAGGACGAACTCAACATCGACGCATAA
- a CDS encoding tRNA (cytidine(56)-2'-O)-methyltransferase, translated as MQEFPGVAVLRLGHRPGRDERMTTHVGLTARALGADRVIFPDNAGGSLETVEDITDRFGGPFDAELTDSPRGVVRNWDGRVVHLTMYGERVQDVEDEIRAVHEDEPLLIVVGAEKVPFDVYEAADWNVGVTNQPHSEVAGLAVFLDRLFEGRELEREWNDADRRVIPKATGKRVVSADSSDDEPET; from the coding sequence ATGCAGGAGTTTCCAGGAGTCGCCGTCCTCCGACTCGGTCACCGCCCCGGCCGGGACGAACGGATGACGACCCACGTCGGCCTCACGGCACGCGCACTCGGCGCGGATCGCGTAATCTTCCCGGACAACGCCGGGGGCTCGCTCGAGACCGTCGAGGACATCACCGACCGCTTCGGCGGTCCCTTCGACGCCGAACTCACCGACTCGCCTCGCGGTGTCGTCCGAAACTGGGACGGGCGCGTCGTCCACCTGACGATGTACGGCGAGCGAGTGCAGGACGTCGAAGACGAGATCCGGGCCGTCCACGAGGACGAACCGCTCCTGATCGTCGTCGGTGCAGAGAAGGTCCCGTTCGACGTCTACGAGGCGGCAGACTGGAACGTCGGCGTGACGAACCAGCCCCACTCCGAAGTCGCCGGTCTCGCCGTCTTCCTCGACCGGCTGTTCGAGGGCAGAGAACTCGAGCGCGAGTGGAACGACGCCGACCGGCGCGTGATTCCGAAGGCGACGGGCAAGCGCGTCGTCTCGGCCGACTCGAGCGACGACGAACCGGAGACGTAG
- a CDS encoding universal stress protein, which yields MYDKILVPTDGSDTSEAAVEHAIDLAEKYGAEVHALYVVDTDSMSLSLGGEQLDRIEQGQFGEMDEVRERAESATGYVTDRAAEHGLETLEHISAGKPHSQIGNYVESNGIDLVVMGSHGRSGVRRALLGSVTERTLRSTHAPVLVVDVDRSE from the coding sequence ATGTACGACAAAATACTCGTTCCAACCGATGGTAGCGATACGTCCGAGGCCGCCGTCGAGCACGCGATCGACCTCGCCGAGAAGTACGGGGCAGAGGTCCACGCCCTGTACGTGGTCGACACCGACTCGATGAGCCTCAGCCTTGGCGGCGAACAACTCGACCGCATCGAGCAGGGCCAGTTCGGCGAGATGGACGAGGTTCGCGAACGCGCCGAAAGCGCCACCGGCTACGTGACCGATCGCGCAGCCGAGCACGGACTCGAGACGCTCGAGCACATCTCGGCAGGCAAACCTCACTCGCAGATCGGAAACTACGTCGAGAGCAACGGGATCGATCTCGTCGTGATGGGGTCACACGGTCGCTCGGGCGTCAGGCGGGCGCTGCTCGGCAGCGTCACCGAGCGGACGCTCCGGTCGACGCACGCTCCGGTCCTCGTCGTCGACGTGGACAGAAGCGAATAA
- a CDS encoding VC_2705 family sodium/solute symporter, with the protein MTGVPVVPLQESLLPESLNISFKLLPSILVLGMLGLFLAIGFVFRVADTENMWVAGRSIGNVENGMAIGANWMSAASYLGMAASIALAGFYGLVFVVGWTTGYFILLIFLAAQLRRFGKYTAPDFVGDRFNSDTARAIAAVTTFLIGFVYAIGQAKGMALVGLYVFGDFGFLLPGLDGYQVMVIFMMTITVGYLTLSGMLGATKNQAVQYVILITAFLVGLFVVGYTNGYSTVLPQMEYGMLIDDLGSEFSEPFATSSYYLWIATTFSLIVGTCGLPHVLVRFYTVESERTARWSTVWGLFFICLLYWSAPAFAAFGTDLYSTNVRATYGDPGMASAASEVIVVLAAQLSNLPQWFVGFVAAGGIAAAIATVAGLFIAGSSAISHDIYTNIVNEDATQREQILVGRLAIVALGVLTTLAALDPASSIAALVGYAFALAGSVLFPMFFIGMWWENANRQGALAGMTTGLVGWSIPMINEIVPTYMSSLEAPLSAGLAQWMPAIGSALITLPIVFAVTIVVSLLTDEPDMETKRVVRQCHSPEPMGQHKTAEDVVADGGNAPADD; encoded by the coding sequence ATGACCGGGGTCCCGGTCGTTCCGCTGCAGGAGAGCCTCCTTCCCGAGTCGCTCAACATCTCGTTCAAGCTGCTCCCGTCCATCCTCGTGCTTGGGATGCTGGGGCTGTTCCTCGCCATCGGGTTCGTCTTCCGTGTGGCCGACACCGAGAACATGTGGGTCGCCGGCCGCTCTATCGGGAACGTCGAGAACGGAATGGCCATCGGTGCGAACTGGATGTCGGCCGCATCCTACCTCGGGATGGCGGCCTCGATCGCACTGGCCGGCTTCTACGGGCTCGTGTTCGTCGTCGGCTGGACGACGGGCTACTTCATCCTGCTCATCTTCCTGGCGGCGCAACTGCGCCGGTTCGGGAAGTACACCGCACCGGACTTCGTCGGTGACCGCTTCAACTCCGATACCGCACGTGCTATCGCGGCCGTCACGACGTTCCTTATCGGGTTCGTCTACGCCATCGGTCAGGCGAAGGGCATGGCGCTCGTCGGCCTGTACGTCTTCGGCGACTTCGGCTTCCTGCTTCCCGGGCTCGACGGCTACCAGGTGATGGTCATCTTCATGATGACGATCACCGTCGGCTACCTGACGCTGTCCGGGATGCTGGGCGCGACGAAGAACCAGGCAGTCCAGTACGTCATCCTCATTACGGCGTTCCTGGTGGGCCTGTTCGTCGTCGGCTACACGAACGGCTACTCGACGGTGTTGCCGCAGATGGAGTACGGCATGCTGATCGACGACCTCGGCAGCGAGTTCTCCGAACCGTTCGCCACCTCGAGTTACTACCTGTGGATCGCCACCACGTTCTCGCTGATCGTCGGTACCTGCGGGCTTCCGCACGTGCTGGTGCGGTTCTACACGGTCGAGAGCGAGCGGACGGCCCGCTGGTCGACCGTCTGGGGCCTGTTCTTCATCTGCCTCCTGTACTGGAGCGCACCGGCGTTTGCGGCGTTCGGAACCGACCTCTACAGCACGAACGTCCGCGCGACGTACGGTGACCCCGGCATGGCCAGTGCTGCCAGCGAGGTCATCGTCGTGCTGGCGGCCCAGCTGTCGAACCTGCCACAGTGGTTCGTCGGGTTCGTCGCGGCCGGCGGTATCGCCGCGGCCATCGCGACCGTCGCCGGGCTGTTCATCGCCGGATCGTCGGCGATCAGCCACGACATCTACACGAACATCGTCAACGAGGACGCGACCCAGCGTGAGCAGATCCTCGTCGGCCGCCTGGCCATCGTCGCGCTGGGCGTGCTGACCACGCTGGCTGCGCTCGACCCCGCGTCGTCGATCGCTGCACTCGTCGGCTACGCGTTCGCGCTGGCCGGCTCCGTGCTGTTCCCGATGTTCTTCATCGGAATGTGGTGGGAGAACGCCAACCGTCAGGGCGCTCTCGCCGGCATGACTACCGGACTGGTCGGCTGGTCGATTCCGATGATCAACGAGATCGTCCCGACGTACATGTCCTCGCTCGAGGCGCCGCTGTCGGCGGGACTGGCACAGTGGATGCCGGCGATCGGGTCGGCACTGATCACCCTGCCGATCGTCTTCGCGGTCACCATCGTCGTCTCGCTGCTGACCGACGAGCCGGACATGGAGACGAAGCGGGTCGTGCGCCAGTGTCACAGCCCCGAGCCGATGGGCCAGCACAAGACTGCAGAAGACGTCGTGGCTGATGGGGGCAACGCTCCCGCAGACGATTAA